In Mycolicibacterium mucogenicum DSM 44124, the following are encoded in one genomic region:
- a CDS encoding glycosyltransferase family 2 protein, protein MIEQPSGAEPDRPLLVVTVTYSPGAHLDRFLKTLAHATERRLLVVMADNGSTDGAPEAALERYADVELFRTGGNLGYGTAVNRAVSAYLDTPDSIVDQEFFVVVNPDVQWGPNSIDELFAGAARWPAAGAVGPLIRDPDGSVYPSARHQPSLIRGGMHAVVGPFWKSNPWTAAYRQDRLEPSERAVGWLSGSCLLLRTKAFRQIGGFDENYFMYMEDVDLGDRLARGGWQNVYVPAAEILHDKGHSTGRDPARNLAAHHRSTYTFLADRHPHWWQAPLRWTIKSALGARERAVVGNSRRKRRRAN, encoded by the coding sequence GTGATCGAGCAGCCTTCTGGAGCGGAACCGGACCGCCCGCTGCTCGTGGTGACGGTGACCTATTCACCCGGTGCGCATCTGGACCGTTTCCTGAAGACGCTGGCCCACGCGACGGAACGCCGCCTGCTGGTGGTGATGGCCGACAACGGATCGACCGACGGCGCGCCCGAGGCCGCCCTGGAGCGATACGCCGACGTCGAGTTGTTCCGCACCGGTGGCAACCTCGGTTACGGCACCGCGGTGAACCGTGCCGTGTCGGCCTACCTCGACACGCCCGACAGCATCGTCGACCAGGAGTTCTTCGTCGTGGTCAACCCCGACGTGCAGTGGGGGCCCAACAGCATCGACGAGTTGTTCGCCGGGGCCGCGCGGTGGCCGGCGGCCGGCGCGGTGGGTCCGCTGATCCGCGACCCCGACGGCTCGGTGTACCCGTCGGCGCGGCATCAGCCGAGCCTGATCCGCGGCGGCATGCACGCCGTGGTGGGCCCGTTCTGGAAATCCAACCCGTGGACTGCGGCCTACCGCCAGGACCGGTTGGAGCCGAGCGAACGCGCCGTCGGCTGGTTGTCAGGTTCGTGTCTGCTGTTGCGCACCAAGGCGTTCCGGCAGATCGGCGGATTCGACGAGAACTACTTCATGTACATGGAGGACGTCGACCTGGGGGACCGGCTGGCGCGCGGCGGCTGGCAGAACGTGTACGTCCCGGCCGCCGAAATCCTGCACGACAAGGGACATTCCACGGGACGGGACCCGGCCCGCAATCTGGCCGCGCACCACCGCAGTACCTATACCTTCCTTGCCGACCGGCATCCGCACTGGTGGCAGGCCCCGCTGCGGTGGACCATCAAGTCGGCGCTGGGCGCGCGCGAGCGCGCGGTGGTGGGCAATTCCAGGCGTAAGCGCCGCCGGGCGAACTAG
- a CDS encoding LCP family protein, with the protein MTTVLVMVGTGVAWSSLRSLESGINRISTAALGGGGDDGAVDILLVGMDSRTDAHGNPLSEDELATLRAGDDVSTNTDTIILVRIPNNGRSATAISIPRDSYVQAPGLGKTKINGVFGQVKLEKMKELVEEQGEDAATAEPKAVEAGREALIKTVAKLTGVTVDHYAEVGLLGFALITDALGGVNVCLKNAVDEPLSGANFPAGWQKLNGPQALSFVRQRHDLPRGDLDRVTRQQVFMASLAHDIISGQTLSSPSTLSRLRNAVQRSVVLSDGWDIMDFVQQMQKLAGGNVAFATIPVLAEDGWSDDGTQSVVRVDPAQVQQWVAGLLQDQAEGKTEKLAYTPGNTTVDVVNDSDINGLAAAVSEVLTEKGFVAGKIGNNEADHVPSSQIQAAKSDDLGAKAIAEQLGNLPVVENASVPSGAVRVVLAHDYAGPGSGLEGGSHTVTQSSADTSDSGSSTPVPPSPIITAGAADPKCVD; encoded by the coding sequence ATGACGACGGTGCTCGTGATGGTGGGCACCGGCGTGGCCTGGAGCAGCCTGCGTTCGCTGGAATCGGGCATCAACCGCATCAGCACCGCGGCCCTCGGCGGCGGGGGCGACGACGGCGCCGTCGACATCCTCCTGGTGGGTATGGACAGCCGCACCGATGCGCACGGAAATCCCTTGTCAGAGGACGAACTCGCGACGCTACGAGCCGGTGACGACGTGTCCACCAACACCGACACCATCATCCTGGTGCGCATCCCCAACAACGGGCGCTCGGCCACCGCCATCTCCATCCCGCGCGACTCCTATGTGCAGGCGCCCGGGCTGGGCAAGACCAAGATCAACGGCGTCTTCGGTCAGGTGAAGCTCGAGAAGATGAAGGAACTCGTCGAGGAGCAGGGCGAGGACGCCGCCACCGCCGAGCCGAAAGCCGTAGAGGCCGGCCGCGAAGCGCTCATCAAAACCGTGGCAAAGCTCACAGGCGTGACCGTCGATCACTACGCCGAAGTCGGGTTGCTCGGCTTCGCGTTGATCACCGACGCCCTCGGCGGCGTCAACGTGTGTCTGAAGAACGCCGTCGACGAACCGTTGTCGGGCGCCAACTTCCCGGCCGGCTGGCAGAAACTCAACGGCCCGCAGGCCCTGAGCTTCGTGCGGCAGCGTCACGATCTGCCCCGCGGCGACCTGGACCGCGTGACCCGCCAGCAGGTGTTCATGGCGTCGCTCGCGCACGACATCATCTCCGGGCAGACCCTGTCCAGCCCCAGCACCCTGAGTCGGCTCCGGAACGCCGTGCAGCGCTCGGTCGTGCTGTCCGACGGTTGGGACATCATGGATTTCGTCCAGCAGATGCAGAAGCTGGCGGGCGGCAACGTCGCGTTCGCCACCATCCCCGTGCTCGCCGAGGACGGCTGGAGCGACGACGGCACCCAGAGCGTCGTGCGTGTCGACCCGGCACAGGTGCAGCAATGGGTGGCCGGTCTGCTGCAGGACCAGGCCGAGGGCAAGACCGAAAAACTCGCGTACACCCCCGGCAACACCACCGTCGACGTCGTCAACGACAGTGACATCAACGGACTGGCTGCGGCGGTGTCGGAGGTCCTGACCGAAAAAGGCTTCGTCGCAGGCAAAATCGGCAACAACGAGGCCGACCATGTGCCGTCGAGCCAGATCCAGGCCGCCAAGTCGGACGATCTCGGGGCGAAGGCCATCGCCGAGCAACTGGGCAATCTGCCGGTGGTGGAGAACGCCTCGGTGCCGAGCGGCGCGGTCCGGGTCGTGCTCGCGCACGACTACGCGGGCCCCGGCTCCGGCCTGGAGGGCGGCAGCCACACCGTGACCCAATCGTCTGCCGACACCAGCGATTCCGGCTCGAGCACCCCGGTCCCGCCGTCGCCCATCATCACCGCGGGCGCGGCCGACCCGAAGTGCGTGGACTGA
- a CDS encoding TIGR03089 family protein, whose amino-acid sequence MTNLSSAILDPLLRDDPAGPRITYYDDATGERIELSAVTLGNWAAKTANLLRDELGAGPGSRVAVLLPAHWQTAGVLFGIWYIGAEVVVGEPLPTQCDIALCTADRVDAADETGAGEVVVLSLDPFGKPVPDLPIGVTDYATSVRVHGDQIVPERTPGPALAGRSVDDVLALARNDAAAKGFTAGTRLLSTAPWGTPDELVANLLAVFAGGASLVQVANPDAGALERRRATEKVTADL is encoded by the coding sequence GTGACCAACCTGTCCAGCGCGATCCTCGACCCGCTGCTGCGCGACGACCCGGCCGGGCCGCGCATCACCTACTACGACGACGCCACCGGCGAGCGCATCGAGCTGTCCGCGGTGACGCTGGGCAACTGGGCCGCCAAGACCGCCAACCTGCTGCGTGACGAACTCGGCGCGGGTCCGGGCAGCCGGGTCGCGGTGCTGCTGCCCGCGCACTGGCAGACGGCGGGCGTGTTGTTCGGCATCTGGTACATCGGCGCGGAAGTGGTTGTCGGAGAACCGCTTCCGACGCAGTGCGACATCGCCCTGTGCACGGCCGACCGCGTCGACGCGGCCGACGAGACCGGCGCCGGCGAGGTCGTCGTGCTGTCGCTCGATCCGTTCGGCAAGCCCGTTCCCGACCTCCCGATCGGCGTCACCGACTACGCGACGTCCGTGCGGGTGCACGGCGATCAGATCGTGCCCGAACGCACCCCGGGTCCGGCGCTGGCGGGCCGCTCCGTCGACGACGTCCTCGCCCTGGCCCGAAACGATGCGGCGGCAAAGGGATTCACTGCCGGCACCCGGCTGCTGTCGACCGCCCCGTGGGGCACCCCCGACGAACTCGTCGCCAATCTGCTGGCGGTGTTCGCCGGCGGCGCCTCCCTGGTGCAGGTGGCCAACCCCGACGCGGGCGCGCTCGAGCGGCGCCGCGCGACGGAGAAGGTCACCGCCGACCTTTAG
- a CDS encoding acyl-CoA dehydrogenase has product MSIGNPSFDLFQLPEEHQELRAAIRALAEKEIAPYAAEVDEQARFPQEASDALTASGFNAVHVPEEFGGQGADSVAACIVIEEVARVDVSASLIPAVNKLGTMGLILSGSDDLKRKVLPDLVDGKLASYALSEREAGSDAAAMRTRAKADGDDWILNGAKAWITNGGKSTWYTVMAVTDPDKGANGISAFMVHIDDEGFTIGPKERKLGIKGSPTVELYFENCRIPGDRIIGEPGTGFKTALATLDHTRPTIGAQAVGVAQGALDAAIAYTKDRKQFGKSISQFQGVEFMLADMAMKTEAARLMVYNAAARAERGEGNLGFISAASKCFASDVAMEVTTNAVQLFGGAGYTVDFPVERMMRDAKITQIYEGTNQIQRVVMSRALLR; this is encoded by the coding sequence ATGTCTATCGGTAACCCGTCATTCGATCTGTTTCAGCTGCCGGAAGAGCATCAGGAGCTCCGGGCCGCCATTCGGGCCCTGGCCGAGAAGGAGATCGCTCCGTACGCCGCCGAGGTCGACGAGCAGGCCCGCTTCCCTCAGGAGGCCAGTGACGCGCTGACGGCGTCCGGTTTCAACGCCGTGCACGTGCCCGAGGAGTTCGGTGGCCAGGGTGCGGACTCGGTGGCCGCCTGCATCGTCATCGAAGAGGTGGCCCGGGTCGACGTGTCGGCGTCGCTGATCCCCGCGGTCAACAAGCTCGGCACCATGGGCCTGATCCTGAGCGGTTCCGACGATCTGAAGCGCAAGGTGCTGCCCGACCTGGTCGACGGCAAGCTCGCGTCGTACGCGCTGTCCGAGCGCGAGGCCGGCAGTGATGCCGCCGCGATGCGCACGCGCGCCAAGGCCGACGGTGACGACTGGATCCTCAACGGCGCCAAGGCCTGGATCACCAACGGCGGCAAGTCGACGTGGTACACCGTGATGGCGGTGACCGACCCCGACAAGGGCGCCAACGGCATCTCGGCGTTCATGGTGCACATCGACGACGAGGGCTTCACCATCGGCCCGAAGGAGCGCAAGCTCGGCATCAAGGGCAGCCCGACCGTCGAGCTGTACTTCGAGAACTGCCGCATTCCGGGAGACCGCATCATCGGCGAGCCGGGCACCGGTTTCAAGACCGCGCTGGCGACGCTCGACCACACCCGTCCCACCATCGGCGCGCAGGCCGTCGGGGTGGCGCAGGGCGCGCTGGACGCCGCGATCGCGTACACCAAGGACCGCAAGCAGTTCGGCAAGTCCATCAGCCAGTTCCAGGGGGTCGAGTTCATGCTCGCCGACATGGCGATGAAGACCGAGGCCGCCCGTCTCATGGTCTACAACGCCGCGGCGCGCGCCGAGCGCGGTGAAGGCAACCTGGGCTTCATCTCGGCGGCCAGCAAGTGTTTCGCCTCGGATGTGGCCATGGAGGTGACCACCAACGCCGTGCAGTTGTTCGGCGGTGCCGGTTACACCGTCGATTTCCCGGTGGAGCGCATGATGCGCGACGCCAAGATCACCCAGATCTACGAGGGCACCAACCAGATTCAGCGGGTCGTGATGTCCCGCGCCCTGCTGCGCTGA
- a CDS encoding class I SAM-dependent methyltransferase → MKSSFARYRSVGHKLVTGFMEPEVLLVAGALDEAQRARSVGGAVAEIGVHHGKLFIGLNLLQRDDEKSVAIDIFGDQDLNIDGSGAGDLAKFTSNVDVWSSMDGVVIHQGDSTKLTPEVLLEEAGGPIRFFSVDGGHTEEIVYSDMQLAEATLADGGIVIADDVFNEFWPGVAVGTLKYLDDGAGLAPFAIGFNKVFFTQPEFCDYYQAELESAAHRSSRIQHTTSVFAGHPVLLLGPVTAVDVLRRSETLRTVYHRTYRELVRGLQKVSGQGR, encoded by the coding sequence ATGAAATCTTCATTCGCGCGGTACCGCAGCGTCGGCCACAAGCTCGTCACGGGATTCATGGAGCCTGAGGTGCTCCTGGTCGCCGGTGCGCTGGACGAGGCCCAGCGGGCCAGGTCCGTCGGCGGCGCGGTCGCCGAGATCGGTGTACACCACGGCAAGCTGTTCATCGGCCTGAACCTGTTGCAGCGGGACGACGAAAAGTCCGTCGCCATCGACATTTTCGGCGACCAGGACCTCAACATCGACGGTTCCGGGGCCGGTGATCTGGCGAAGTTCACCAGCAACGTCGACGTGTGGTCGTCGATGGACGGCGTGGTGATCCACCAGGGCGACTCCACGAAGCTGACGCCCGAGGTGCTGCTGGAGGAGGCCGGCGGGCCCATCCGGTTCTTCAGCGTCGACGGTGGGCACACCGAGGAGATCGTCTACAGCGACATGCAACTCGCCGAGGCCACCCTGGCCGACGGCGGCATCGTCATCGCCGACGACGTCTTCAACGAGTTCTGGCCCGGTGTCGCGGTGGGCACGCTCAAGTACCTCGACGACGGCGCCGGGCTGGCCCCGTTCGCGATCGGCTTCAACAAGGTGTTCTTCACCCAGCCGGAGTTCTGCGACTACTACCAGGCCGAACTGGAGTCGGCGGCGCACCGCTCGTCGCGGATCCAGCACACCACGTCGGTTTTCGCCGGGCACCCGGTGCTGCTGCTGGGCCCTGTGACGGCCGTCGACGTGCTGCGCCGCAGCGAGACGTTGCGCACCGTCTATCACCGCACTTACCGCGAGTTGGTCCGTGGGCTGCAGAAGGTGTCGGGTCAGGGGCGGTAA
- the purE gene encoding 5-(carboxyamino)imidazole ribonucleotide mutase gives MSDRVGPRVGLIMGSDSDWSVMEDAATALAEFEVPFEVGVVSAHRTPQRMLDYAKTAADRGVEVIIAGAGGAAHLPGMVASATPLPVIGVPVPLARLDGMDSLLSIVQMPAGVPVATVSIGGARNAGLLAVRILGSADAGLRARMQRFQADLEQMVLDKDEALRNRLLGK, from the coding sequence ATGAGTGACCGGGTGGGACCGCGCGTCGGCCTGATCATGGGCAGTGACAGCGACTGGTCGGTGATGGAGGACGCGGCCACCGCGCTCGCCGAGTTCGAGGTGCCGTTCGAGGTCGGCGTGGTGTCGGCGCACCGCACCCCGCAGCGCATGCTCGACTACGCCAAGACCGCCGCGGACCGCGGTGTCGAGGTGATCATCGCCGGCGCCGGTGGCGCCGCGCACCTGCCCGGCATGGTGGCGTCGGCCACTCCGCTGCCCGTGATCGGTGTGCCCGTGCCGCTGGCCCGTCTCGACGGCATGGACTCGTTGCTGTCGATCGTGCAGATGCCCGCCGGCGTTCCGGTGGCCACGGTGTCGATCGGCGGCGCGCGTAACGCGGGCCTGCTGGCGGTACGCATCCTGGGGTCGGCAGATGCCGGATTGCGGGCCCGGATGCAGCGGTTCCAGGCGGACCTGGAGCAGATGGTGCTCGACAAGGATGAGGCGCTGCGTAATCGGTTGCTGGGCAAGTAA
- a CDS encoding 5-(carboxyamino)imidazole ribonucleotide synthase, with product MIGGGQLARMTHQAAIALGQTLRVLAVSADEPAAQVSPAVVLGSHTDLEALRQVAAGASALTFDHEHVPTELLQTLVAEGVNVAPPPAALVHAQDKLVMRRRLADLGAPVPRYREVASTADLDAIDELAAEVGGGLVVKASRGGYDGKGVTLTDDVAQARAAAEGYLAAGVAVLVEEKVAMRRELAALVARSPFGQGAAWPVVHTVQEDGICVEVIAPAPQLDPAVATAAEQLALRIADELGVVGVLAVELFETVDGALVVNELAMRPHNSGHWSMDGATTSQFEQHLRAVLDYPLGSTAPLAPVTVMANVLGAPVQPAMSMDERLHHLFGRLPEARVHLYGKGERPGRKIGHVNIVGAPGGSLDDPDYVADVRERAVRAAHWLSHAEWTDGWSGHE from the coding sequence ATGATCGGTGGCGGCCAGCTGGCCCGCATGACCCACCAGGCCGCCATCGCGCTCGGCCAGACCCTGCGGGTACTGGCAGTTTCCGCCGACGAGCCGGCCGCCCAGGTGAGCCCCGCGGTGGTGCTGGGCTCGCACACCGACCTCGAGGCATTGCGCCAGGTCGCCGCAGGTGCGTCGGCCCTGACGTTCGATCACGAGCACGTGCCGACCGAGCTGCTGCAGACCCTCGTCGCGGAAGGGGTCAACGTGGCCCCGCCGCCGGCGGCGCTGGTGCACGCCCAGGACAAGCTGGTGATGCGCCGCCGGCTGGCCGATCTCGGTGCGCCGGTGCCGCGCTACCGGGAAGTGGCCTCGACCGCTGATCTCGATGCCATCGACGAACTCGCCGCCGAGGTCGGTGGCGGCCTCGTGGTGAAGGCCAGCCGGGGCGGCTATGACGGCAAGGGCGTCACCCTGACCGACGACGTGGCGCAGGCCCGCGCCGCCGCCGAGGGCTATCTGGCCGCCGGCGTCGCGGTGCTGGTGGAGGAGAAGGTCGCCATGCGCCGCGAGCTGGCCGCGCTGGTCGCGCGCTCGCCGTTCGGGCAGGGCGCGGCGTGGCCCGTCGTGCACACCGTGCAGGAGGACGGCATCTGCGTCGAGGTGATCGCGCCCGCGCCGCAGCTGGACCCCGCGGTGGCGACTGCGGCCGAACAGCTCGCGCTGCGGATCGCCGATGAGCTCGGTGTGGTCGGCGTGCTGGCGGTCGAGCTCTTCGAGACGGTCGACGGCGCGCTGGTGGTCAACGAGCTGGCCATGCGGCCGCACAACTCCGGGCACTGGAGCATGGACGGCGCGACGACCAGCCAGTTCGAGCAGCATCTGCGCGCGGTGCTGGATTACCCGCTGGGGTCGACGGCGCCGCTGGCCCCGGTGACGGTGATGGCCAACGTGCTGGGCGCGCCAGTCCAGCCGGCGATGTCGATGGACGAGCGGCTGCACCACCTGTTCGGCCGGCTGCCCGAGGCCCGGGTGCACCTGTACGGCAAGGGGGAGCGGCCCGGCCGGAAGATCGGTCACGTCAACATCGTCGGCGCGCCGGGCGGCTCGCTCGATGACCCGGACTACGTGGCCGACGTACGCGAGCGCGCCGTGCGGGCCGCGCATTGGTTGTCGCACGCTGAGTGGACCGACGGATGGAGTGGACATGAGTGA
- a CDS encoding GtrA family protein → MSFTEATIARLPRVIRPFAERHHELIKFAIVGATTFVIDSGIFYTLKLTVLEPKPVTAKIIAGIVAVIASYVLNREWSFQNRGGRLRHHEALLFFAVSGVGVLLSMAPLWVSSYVLQLRQPNVSLTIENIADFLSAYIIGNLLQMAFRFWAFRRWVFPDEMAKHAPDMTLEATITAGGFAEAYDELGDDPQLGDSSEPKVSKTS, encoded by the coding sequence ATGTCGTTCACCGAGGCCACCATCGCGCGGCTCCCGCGAGTGATCCGGCCGTTTGCCGAGCGGCATCACGAGCTCATCAAGTTCGCCATTGTCGGCGCCACGACGTTCGTCATCGACTCGGGCATCTTCTACACCCTCAAGCTCACGGTGCTCGAGCCCAAGCCGGTGACCGCCAAGATCATCGCCGGCATCGTCGCGGTGATCGCGTCGTACGTGCTGAACCGTGAATGGAGCTTCCAGAACCGCGGTGGCCGGCTTCGTCACCACGAGGCACTGCTGTTCTTCGCCGTCAGTGGCGTCGGCGTGCTGCTGAGCATGGCCCCGCTGTGGGTGTCCAGCTACGTACTGCAGCTGCGCCAGCCCAACGTGTCGCTGACCATCGAGAACATCGCCGACTTCCTGTCGGCGTACATCATCGGCAACCTGCTGCAGATGGCGTTCCGCTTCTGGGCGTTCCGGCGCTGGGTGTTCCCCGACGAGATGGCCAAGCACGCCCCCGACATGACGCTCGAGGCGACGATCACCGCCGGTGGTTTCGCCGAGGCCTACGACGAACTCGGCGACGACCCTCAGCTGGGCGACTCCTCGGAACCCAAGGTGTCGAAGACTTCGTGA
- a CDS encoding PH domain-containing protein, giving the protein MGYPDNVLAADEHVVLHRHPHWKRLIGPVLVLLAGTALAAFVAAVVNHTNWDSNAKNIIFAVIGVVWLVVIGWLTVWPFLNWRSTHFVITDRRVMFRRGVLTRSGIDIPLARINSVEFRHQLLDRILRTGTLIIESASQDPLEFHDIPRVEQVHSLLYHEVFDTLGSEESPS; this is encoded by the coding sequence ATGGGTTACCCGGACAACGTGCTGGCGGCCGACGAACATGTTGTGCTGCATCGGCACCCGCACTGGAAGCGACTGATCGGGCCGGTGCTGGTGCTGCTGGCCGGGACGGCGCTGGCGGCGTTCGTCGCGGCGGTGGTCAATCACACGAACTGGGATTCGAACGCCAAGAACATCATCTTCGCGGTGATCGGTGTGGTCTGGCTCGTGGTGATCGGCTGGCTCACCGTCTGGCCGTTCCTGAATTGGCGGTCAACGCATTTCGTGATCACCGATCGGCGGGTGATGTTCCGGCGCGGCGTGCTGACGCGGTCCGGTATCGACATTCCGCTGGCACGTATCAACAGTGTGGAGTTCCGGCACCAGCTACTGGACCGGATACTGCGCACCGGCACGCTGATCATCGAGTCGGCGTCGCAGGATCCCCTGGAATTCCATGACATTCCGCGGGTGGAGCAGGTCCACTCGCTGCTGTATCACGAAGTCTTCGACACCTTGGGTTCCGAGGAGTCGCCCAGCTGA
- a CDS encoding biotin--[acetyl-CoA-carboxylase] ligase, whose amino-acid sequence MTAELLPLDAAAIQASVGDGWRVEVVAETGSTNADLAARAQSGENVAGVALFTEDQTAGRGRQGRTWTAVPRSQILVSIAVDTTDVPSETWGLLSLAAGVAVVEAVAEVAGVQAALKWPNDVLVGTGKLAGILAEVAAPGGGAPVIVVGIGLNVSLAADELPDPVAVSLLSLGVAQPDRQQLAVALLNRLHARIAEWRAGGNVELLAIYRKHSATLGQSVRAELPGGREVVGQATEIDAGGALVIDSADGPVAVSAGDVVHLRPATD is encoded by the coding sequence ATGACTGCTGAGCTGCTGCCGCTGGACGCCGCGGCGATCCAGGCGTCCGTCGGCGACGGCTGGCGGGTCGAGGTGGTGGCCGAAACCGGTTCCACCAACGCCGATCTGGCGGCGCGGGCACAGTCCGGCGAGAACGTCGCGGGCGTGGCCCTGTTCACCGAGGACCAGACCGCGGGACGCGGCCGCCAGGGCCGCACCTGGACGGCGGTGCCGCGGTCGCAGATTCTGGTGTCGATCGCGGTGGACACCACCGACGTGCCGAGCGAAACCTGGGGCCTGCTGTCGCTGGCGGCGGGGGTGGCTGTCGTCGAGGCCGTCGCCGAGGTGGCCGGCGTGCAGGCCGCACTCAAGTGGCCCAACGACGTGCTGGTGGGCACCGGCAAGCTGGCGGGGATTCTCGCCGAGGTCGCGGCACCGGGCGGCGGGGCGCCCGTCATCGTCGTCGGGATCGGGCTGAACGTGTCGCTCGCCGCCGACGAACTGCCCGACCCGGTGGCCGTCTCGCTGTTGAGTCTCGGTGTGGCACAACCGGATCGGCAGCAGCTGGCGGTGGCGCTGCTGAACCGCCTGCACGCGCGGATCGCCGAGTGGCGCGCGGGCGGGAACGTCGAGCTGCTGGCCATCTACCGCAAGCACAGCGCCACCCTCGGGCAGTCGGTGCGGGCCGAATTGCCCGGCGGGCGTGAGGTGGTCGGGCAGGCGACCGAAATCGACGCCGGTGGTGCGCTGGTGATCGATTCGGCCGACGGACCGGTAGCCGTCTCGGCGGGTGACGTCGTCCATTTGCGGCCCGCCACCGATTGA
- a CDS encoding lipase family protein, whose product MRKALPWIVVAVLVVGGLTAATYLRPLALIAASKTLDMFIPLSGAPEPIGSADLAGSGPGTLLSATTMPGVTSTFNGQGMRAARVVYRSTSGDTGTQTVVSGAVLTPLGRAPKDGWPVVALGHGTLGIDNNCGPSLSPTLMNLLPIAKVVVNLGYAVALPDYQGLGVKGVHPYSDARTAGLNLIDAVRAARHVFGDVSTTWAAFGDSQGGAAAWAADEQAEPYAPDLKLVGAVAIAPAADISGLVAKSQTGTLTSEQRPVLQALIESLARLHPDLNRDDYRHGGASRYWNVLTDCSAGAAYKRAVAAGQLGPRDFLPVSPDAAQRLQDHLQAWAIPQRRLTAPLYVWYGGQDPFIDSTWTKAAVGRACSLGGTVTTEFDPRGGHNPPAAQEMLDWMADRFAGKKVTNDC is encoded by the coding sequence ATGCGTAAAGCCCTGCCGTGGATAGTGGTGGCCGTCCTGGTCGTCGGTGGTCTCACCGCCGCGACCTACCTGCGGCCGCTGGCCCTGATCGCGGCCTCCAAGACCCTGGACATGTTCATCCCGCTGTCCGGCGCGCCCGAGCCGATCGGTTCGGCCGATCTCGCCGGCTCGGGTCCGGGCACCCTCCTGTCGGCGACGACCATGCCGGGCGTCACCAGTACCTTCAACGGCCAGGGGATGCGCGCCGCCCGCGTGGTGTACCGCTCCACCTCGGGTGACACCGGCACGCAGACCGTCGTCTCGGGCGCGGTGCTCACTCCGCTGGGTCGGGCACCCAAGGACGGCTGGCCGGTGGTGGCCCTGGGCCACGGCACCCTGGGCATCGACAACAACTGCGGGCCGTCGCTGTCGCCGACGCTGATGAACCTGCTGCCCATCGCAAAGGTCGTCGTCAATCTCGGCTATGCCGTCGCGCTGCCGGACTACCAGGGGCTTGGCGTCAAGGGCGTACACCCGTACTCCGACGCCCGCACCGCCGGTCTCAACCTGATCGACGCGGTCCGCGCCGCGCGGCATGTCTTCGGTGACGTCTCGACGACGTGGGCGGCGTTCGGCGACTCCCAGGGTGGCGCCGCGGCGTGGGCCGCCGACGAACAGGCCGAGCCCTACGCGCCGGACCTGAAGCTGGTCGGCGCGGTCGCGATTGCGCCCGCCGCTGACATCAGCGGCCTGGTGGCGAAATCGCAGACGGGCACACTGACCAGCGAGCAGCGACCGGTGCTGCAGGCGCTGATCGAATCACTGGCCCGGCTGCACCCCGACCTGAACCGCGACGACTACCGGCACGGCGGTGCCTCGCGATACTGGAACGTGCTGACGGACTGCAGCGCGGGCGCGGCCTACAAACGGGCCGTCGCCGCCGGGCAACTCGGGCCGCGCGACTTCCTCCCGGTTTCGCCGGATGCGGCCCAGCGGCTGCAGGATCACTTGCAGGCGTGGGCAATTCCGCAGCGACGGCTGACCGCGCCGCTGTACGTTTGGTACGGCGGTCAGGACCCCTTCATCGATTCCACGTGGACGAAGGCGGCCGTCGGGCGCGCGTGTTCGCTCGGTGGCACGGTGACGACGGAGTTCGACCCGCGGGGTGGCCACAACCCGCCCGCGGCGCAGGAGATGCTCGACTGGATGGCGGATCGGTTCGCCGGGAAGAAGGTAACCAATGACTGCTGA